The region ATTCGAAATTGCACGATCAGTGACAATTCTCGTTGTATTTTGCCCATGTGCACTTGTTTTAGCCACACCTACAGCAATTATGGCTGCAATTGGAAACCTGACCAAATACGGTATCCTAGTAAAGGATGGAGCATCAATAGAGGAATTGGCAAGAACTGATGAATTGGTATTCGATAAAACCGGAACATTAACATACGGCACCCCCGAAGTTGTTGACATTATTTCCAACAACCCTAAAAAAATGATGAGAATGCTTGCATCACTCGAATCAAAATCAGAGCATCCCATAGCAAAGGCAATTGTAAAATATTATGATAATGCAGAGGAATTATTGGATATTGAAGATTTCACAATGCATATCGGCAAAGGCGTAACCGGAATCATCAACGGTTCAAAAGTGATTGCAGGAAATATAAATTTAATGGAATCTGAAAACATTGACTTGAAAGATTACAAAAGCGAAAGCAGTGATATTACCATATTTGTTGCAGAGAACGGCAGACTAATCGGGAACGTATTGCTTGCAGATACCCTGCGGGAAAATTCAAAGGAAACCATAAGAAATCTAAAGAAACTTCGAATCAAAACAACACTCCTTACAGGAGACAACGAAAAAACTGCAAGACACATTGCAAAAGAGGTTAAAGTTAGAAACGTTAAATTCAACTGTCTGCCGGAAGACAAAACAAATTACATTAGAGGAGAACAAATGCTTGGACATAATATTGCCATGATTGGGGATGGAGTAAATGATGCTCCTTCACTTAAAAAGGCCAATGTTGGAATAGCTATGGGAAAAATTGGTAGTGAAATAAGTGTTGAGGCTGCCAATATTACTTTAATAAATGACAATGTTGGAGACATACCTCATTTGATTGGTATTGCCAGAAAAACTGTCAGAACAATCAATATAAGCATAGCGTTTGCCCTAACTTCAAATGTTGTTGCAATGGCATTGGCAATACTTGGAATCCTAAATCCAATTGAAGGTGCCCTGATTCACAACATCGGATCTGTAGCGGTAATAACCTATTCATCTACGCTTATCAAGTACAGAATGTCAAAAAGGGATTATAAGCAATCAAAAAAAGTAGCAATTAGTAAAAAAATCAACATGGCAATGAATTAGGATTAATGAAAATTACTTCATAACTTGGTTATGGATTAAATATTGCACTGCAAATTTCCAAAAATTATCGGCATCAAAAAAAGTTTTTAATGAATTAGAAACATATAGTATAATATTATAAAATCGGATGAGAGTTATGAATATTGGAAAATTAGTTGGAAATACACCAATGATACAAATTGATTATGAATACGAAGGAAAGAAAGGTAGCATTTATACCAAACTTGAGTTCTACAATTATTCAGGAAGCATTAAAGATAGAATCGCATTATATATCATTCAAAAAGAAAGAGAAAATGGAAATCTAAAAGACGGTCAGGCAATTGTTGAAGTCACAAGCGGAAATACTGGAATTGCATTCAGTGCCATTGGCGCTCTTTACGGTCATGATGTCCATATTTTCATGCCAGATTGGGTTTCTCTTGAGAGAAGAAAACTGATTGAAATGTATGGTGCCCACGTCCATCTTATATCCAAAGAGGAAGGCGGTTTCAAAAGAGGTCTTGAACTAGCCGAAGAGTTTGCAAATGAAACAGGCGCATACAGACCACTCCAGTTTGAC is a window of uncultured Methanobrevibacter sp. DNA encoding:
- a CDS encoding cation-translocating P-type ATPase; translated protein: MKFSKHEKIDLLAIMISAISLIASFILSIDYLSWIAVILCGIPIFKECAEGLITEFDIKADLLVSIAIVASIIIGEVFAAGEIATIMAIGGFLEEYTVSKTQGRIKELVNMTPQVAVRIRNGKEERILASEVQIGDILKVLPGESIPTDGRIINGETSIDQSTLTGESIPVDKKANDDVYSGTINLYGSFTMETKKVSDDSSLQKLIKLVESSSPENANVVRQADKWATFVVAIAFTAAILTYLYTFEIARSVTILVVFCPCALVLATPTAIMAAIGNLTKYGILVKDGASIEELARTDELVFDKTGTLTYGTPEVVDIISNNPKKMMRMLASLESKSEHPIAKAIVKYYDNAEELLDIEDFTMHIGKGVTGIINGSKVIAGNINLMESENIDLKDYKSESSDITIFVAENGRLIGNVLLADTLRENSKETIRNLKKLRIKTTLLTGDNEKTARHIAKEVKVRNVKFNCLPEDKTNYIRGEQMLGHNIAMIGDGVNDAPSLKKANVGIAMGKIGSEISVEAANITLINDNVGDIPHLIGIARKTVRTINISIAFALTSNVVAMALAILGILNPIEGALIHNIGSVAVITYSSTLIKYRMSKRDYKQSKKVAISKKINMAMN